A single region of the Flammeovirga agarivorans genome encodes:
- a CDS encoding copper homeostasis protein CutC, with product MKTTLEICAYTVDSAIAAEKGGADRVELCGGRLEGGTTPSKGCMITARKKVTIDIFPIIRPRGGDFLFTDLEFEEMLEDVRMAKKLGMDGVVIGALTAEGRIDVDRCRPLVEAAKPMGVTFHRAFDMARDTKEALEDLIALGVDRVLTSGQKMTALEGVSTLKTLVDQSNGRIEIMAGSGVLPSNVKEIIEKSNVHAVHSSASMTINSLMQFKNDKVAMSKENLDAEYQRSVTSMDTVVALKSQLPA from the coding sequence ATGAAAACGACTTTAGAAATTTGTGCTTATACGGTAGACTCTGCTATAGCCGCTGAAAAGGGTGGAGCAGATCGTGTAGAACTTTGTGGAGGAAGACTTGAAGGAGGGACAACTCCAAGCAAAGGCTGCATGATTACGGCTAGAAAAAAAGTGACTATTGATATCTTTCCCATTATACGACCAAGAGGTGGTGACTTCCTTTTCACAGATTTAGAATTTGAAGAAATGCTTGAAGATGTGAGAATGGCAAAGAAGCTAGGTATGGACGGTGTAGTGATTGGAGCACTTACTGCAGAAGGAAGAATTGATGTTGATAGGTGTAGACCCTTAGTTGAAGCAGCAAAACCTATGGGAGTAACTTTTCATAGAGCTTTTGATATGGCAAGAGACACAAAAGAGGCTTTAGAAGATTTGATTGCATTAGGTGTAGATAGAGTACTAACATCCGGACAAAAAATGACAGCACTTGAAGGAGTGAGTACTTTAAAAACATTGGTTGATCAATCTAATGGAAGAATTGAAATAATGGCAGGGAGTGGTGTTTTACCTTCCAATGTCAAAGAAATAATAGAAAAGTCGAATGTACATGCAGTGCATTCAAGTGCATCCATGACTATAAATAGTTTGATGCAGTTTAAAAACGACAAAGTAGCAATGAGCAAGGAAAACCTTGATGCTGAGTATCAAAGGAGTGTTACTTCCATGGATACCGTTGTAGCATTAAAGAGTCAATTACCTGCCTGA
- a CDS encoding SusD/RagB family nutrient-binding outer membrane lipoprotein, with product MNLKRYILGTAVATLSLIGCTEKFEEMNTNPWTSNNLDVQHLMTFSQLKMFSNGAEAWRGNIITSGPIAQNTACLYTTGQGFAIDDSHTSPTFDLIYGDVTRNITDAVDRLTNEGKTAQVAQFTIIKVVNLLRATQIYGDIPYSEAGKGFSEFVYYPKYDAQEDALKAMVSDLQSARDVLSNASTGDIITYDLYDAGISGPSKYVKLANSLLMKIGLMMSEADPSTGATVFNDGYSHSGGYISNWSEAVYVRHVSDGGPWGEHVNGTGIAVEGQVGGFSYTYLSELALKSMQDNLDPRMFRVVSHLDYTGGISKAMSDTTQYTNFNPFLKAGDEGTFVKAHYRGVRLGDNGDGNRGVFFNVEKNGAQQAAYWVNQNLAEDAPDEDPYQFNNDGQFITLAGLNPATFNQLSPSIVIGADEVQFMIAEASTIPSYGVADASAFQRAVEFAMSKYNSLDFPGADYESMFVELYKRQTDTNYDHTAAVTDYVTAAVARYNAAVDNDARRDVVVYEQWISLLGDGYNSFALWNRTHLPSIVDYVIPEADRDYDLPKYPSDPLVDPSVVQDGIQEVPLHRGGVTNWVRPSRFPYPNRELNVNAANANEAMQRQRGGVGESTNFIAIKQWYSNQSN from the coding sequence ATGAACTTAAAAAGATATATATTAGGTACTGCTGTCGCTACTCTTTCTTTGATAGGATGTACCGAAAAGTTTGAGGAGATGAACACCAATCCTTGGACTTCAAATAACCTCGATGTACAACACCTAATGACTTTCTCTCAATTAAAGATGTTCTCTAATGGAGCCGAAGCATGGAGGGGAAATATTATTACATCAGGACCAATAGCTCAAAATACAGCTTGTCTATATACTACAGGTCAGGGTTTTGCTATTGATGATAGTCATACATCACCAACTTTTGATTTAATCTATGGAGATGTAACTAGAAATATAACAGATGCTGTGGATCGATTAACTAACGAGGGTAAAACGGCGCAAGTAGCACAATTTACAATCATAAAAGTGGTAAACTTATTAAGAGCCACACAAATTTATGGAGATATACCCTATTCTGAAGCAGGTAAAGGTTTTTCAGAGTTTGTTTATTATCCAAAATATGATGCACAGGAAGATGCTTTAAAAGCAATGGTTTCAGATTTACAATCTGCCAGAGATGTATTAAGTAATGCAAGTACAGGAGATATTATCACATACGATCTTTATGATGCAGGAATCAGCGGCCCATCGAAATATGTGAAACTTGCCAACTCATTATTAATGAAGATTGGCTTGATGATGTCTGAAGCTGATCCATCAACTGGAGCAACTGTTTTTAATGATGGTTATAGCCATAGTGGTGGATATATTTCTAATTGGTCCGAGGCGGTATATGTTAGACACGTTTCTGATGGTGGACCTTGGGGTGAGCATGTTAATGGTACCGGAATAGCTGTTGAAGGTCAAGTAGGTGGTTTTTCATATACCTATTTATCAGAGTTGGCTTTAAAATCAATGCAAGACAATCTAGATCCAAGAATGTTTAGAGTTGTTTCTCATTTGGACTATACAGGAGGTATTAGCAAAGCAATGTCTGATACAACTCAATACACAAACTTTAACCCCTTCTTAAAAGCAGGAGATGAAGGTACTTTTGTAAAAGCACATTATCGAGGTGTTCGTCTTGGAGATAATGGAGATGGAAATAGAGGAGTTTTCTTTAATGTTGAAAAAAATGGAGCTCAGCAAGCTGCTTACTGGGTGAACCAAAATTTAGCTGAGGATGCCCCTGATGAGGATCCTTATCAATTTAATAATGATGGGCAGTTTATTACCCTTGCTGGATTGAATCCTGCCACTTTTAATCAATTATCTCCAAGTATTGTTATTGGTGCAGATGAAGTTCAGTTTATGATCGCTGAAGCATCAACAATTCCTTCTTATGGAGTAGCAGATGCAAGTGCATTCCAAAGAGCTGTTGAATTCGCAATGTCAAAATATAATTCTCTGGATTTTCCAGGGGCAGATTATGAATCAATGTTTGTTGAATTGTATAAAAGACAAACAGATACAAATTATGACCACACAGCAGCCGTAACAGATTATGTGACCGCTGCAGTTGCAAGATATAATGCAGCAGTAGATAATGATGCAAGAAGAGATGTGGTGGTTTATGAGCAATGGATTTCATTACTTGGTGATGGTTATAACTCATTTGCTCTATGGAATAGAACACATTTACCATCGATTGTAGACTATGTGATTCCTGAAGCTGATAGAGATTATGATTTGCCTAAATACCCATCAGACCCACTTGTAGACCCATCAGTAGTACAAGATGGAATACAAGAAGTACCATTGCATAGAGGTGGCGTAACCAATTGGGTTAGACCAAGTAGATTTCCTTATCCAAACAGAGAGCTAAATGTTAATGCTGCAAATGCTAATGAGGCAATGCAGAGACAAAGAGGTGGAGTAGGAGAATCGACCAATTTTATTGCAATTAAACAGTGGTATAGTAACCAAAGTAATTAA
- a CDS encoding beta-mannosidase — MNIKTYYLSLVVFLGLFSCTENWERNTTTKQQYPIQENWEFKQASKSKWYKATVPGVVHTDLLANKLIEDPFYRQNEKDLQWIEEEDWVYKTKFDLPVNLDKQQFSLKFDGLDTYADVTLNGEKILSSDNMFVGYEKEVTRLLKQKGNILEVYFHSPIKVTKPLRDEAGFEYPADNDARAEKFSIYSRKAPYSFGWDWGPRFVTSGIWRDINLVVWNNAKINDVHIVQQSLTDEKATLSASIEVYSEVDTEAKVRLSSEETTFSGEARSIQLSKGINKVYLDAEVSNPEKWWPNGLGEQRRYNITAQVMVEGQLVDEKSNKIGFRTVELINEPDSLGESFYVKVNGEPVFMKGVNYIPQDSFLPSVTKDRYDWMIESMTQAHMNMVRIWGGGIYESDYFYDQCDEKGLLVWQDFMFACTMYPGDKDFLRKVKEEASYNIKRLRNRPSLALWCGNNEVGVAWDNWGWQDSYKWSQDVQDKLQEDYKKLFDELLPKMVNSLDKGRFYYPSSPISNWGKIEDFSIGDNHFWGVWHGKYPFESFKEYVPRFMSEYGFQSFPSFESIKKFTVEEDWGLETEVMNTHQKSYTGNGLIKVYMERDFKVPENFEDFVYVGQLLQADGMRQGFEAHRSNMPYCMGTLYWQLDDCWPAASWSSIDYYGEWKALHYTVKRSFEPQIIVTDVENDSLKVDFVNDHWKGDTSKLIVELRDFEQGLISSKSVEFSVKKNSSTEIVHQSLKDFFGKKFSSNDKKTHYLLLKSVGENKEVKALNYAFFVKPKNQQLPKASIISSVEDINGEVTIKLSSDVFAESVALTLDGNVIAHFSDNYFHLDAGVEKVIKVSRTKLTAADIKSQLQIKCLNNLEN; from the coding sequence ATGAACATAAAGACTTACTATCTATCACTAGTTGTATTCCTTGGATTGTTCAGTTGTACTGAGAACTGGGAAAGAAACACAACCACTAAACAACAATACCCCATTCAAGAAAATTGGGAATTTAAACAAGCTTCCAAAAGTAAGTGGTATAAAGCTACAGTACCTGGTGTGGTACATACTGATTTATTGGCAAACAAACTTATTGAAGATCCTTTTTACAGACAAAATGAAAAAGATTTACAATGGATTGAGGAAGAAGATTGGGTATACAAGACCAAGTTCGACCTTCCTGTAAACCTAGATAAACAACAATTTTCATTAAAGTTTGATGGCTTAGATACTTATGCAGATGTAACATTAAATGGAGAAAAAATTCTTTCTTCAGACAATATGTTTGTGGGGTATGAAAAAGAAGTAACTCGTTTACTTAAACAAAAAGGGAATATACTTGAAGTGTATTTTCATTCTCCTATCAAAGTTACAAAACCCTTACGCGATGAGGCAGGTTTTGAATACCCAGCAGATAATGATGCAAGAGCAGAAAAGTTCAGTATTTATTCACGTAAAGCTCCCTATTCATTTGGTTGGGATTGGGGTCCAAGGTTTGTGACGTCAGGTATTTGGAGAGACATCAATTTGGTGGTATGGAACAATGCAAAAATTAATGATGTTCATATCGTTCAGCAATCATTAACAGACGAAAAAGCAACTTTATCTGCAAGTATCGAGGTGTATTCAGAAGTAGATACTGAAGCTAAAGTTAGATTGTCATCAGAGGAAACAACATTTTCGGGAGAAGCTAGATCAATCCAATTATCAAAAGGGATCAATAAAGTTTACTTAGATGCAGAAGTATCAAATCCAGAAAAATGGTGGCCGAATGGCTTAGGTGAACAACGCCGTTATAACATTACAGCTCAAGTAATGGTGGAAGGACAGTTAGTAGATGAAAAATCGAATAAAATTGGATTTAGAACTGTAGAGTTAATCAATGAACCAGATAGCCTAGGGGAAAGTTTCTATGTGAAAGTTAATGGCGAGCCAGTGTTTATGAAAGGGGTAAATTATATCCCACAGGATAGCTTTTTACCTTCTGTTACAAAGGATCGTTATGATTGGATGATTGAAAGCATGACCCAAGCACATATGAATATGGTGCGTATTTGGGGTGGAGGTATTTATGAAAGTGACTATTTCTACGACCAATGTGATGAAAAGGGATTATTGGTATGGCAGGACTTTATGTTTGCATGTACAATGTACCCAGGAGATAAAGATTTCCTTCGTAAGGTTAAAGAAGAAGCTTCATACAATATCAAAAGATTAAGAAATAGACCTTCCTTAGCATTATGGTGTGGTAATAATGAAGTTGGTGTTGCCTGGGATAATTGGGGTTGGCAAGATAGTTACAAATGGAGTCAAGACGTTCAAGATAAATTACAAGAGGATTATAAAAAGTTATTTGATGAATTACTTCCTAAAATGGTGAACTCATTAGATAAAGGCCGATTCTATTATCCTTCATCTCCAATATCAAATTGGGGTAAAATAGAAGATTTTTCTATTGGAGACAATCACTTCTGGGGGGTGTGGCATGGTAAATATCCTTTCGAAAGCTTTAAAGAATATGTTCCTCGATTTATGAGTGAATATGGGTTCCAATCATTCCCATCTTTTGAATCAATTAAGAAATTTACTGTAGAAGAAGACTGGGGGTTAGAAACAGAAGTGATGAATACCCATCAAAAAAGTTACACTGGTAACGGCTTGATTAAAGTATATATGGAACGTGACTTTAAAGTACCAGAAAACTTTGAAGACTTTGTTTATGTAGGGCAGTTACTACAAGCAGACGGTATGCGTCAGGGCTTTGAAGCTCACAGAAGTAATATGCCATATTGTATGGGTACATTGTACTGGCAATTAGATGATTGTTGGCCAGCTGCTTCATGGTCGTCAATAGATTATTATGGAGAGTGGAAGGCTCTACATTATACTGTAAAGCGATCTTTTGAGCCACAAATTATTGTTACAGATGTTGAGAACGATTCATTGAAAGTTGATTTTGTCAATGATCATTGGAAAGGAGATACTTCTAAATTAATTGTAGAGTTAAGGGATTTCGAACAAGGGTTAATCTCTTCGAAATCAGTAGAATTTTCTGTTAAAAAGAATTCAAGTACTGAGATTGTTCATCAATCGTTGAAAGATTTCTTTGGGAAGAAATTCTCTTCGAATGATAAGAAAACTCATTATTTATTGTTGAAATCCGTAGGTGAAAACAAAGAAGTAAAAGCACTTAATTATGCTTTCTTTGTGAAGCCAAAAAATCAACAATTACCAAAAGCAAGCATTATATCATCAGTAGAAGATATTAATGGAGAGGTAACGATTAAGTTATCATCAGATGTTTTTGCTGAAAGTGTAGCTCTCACTTTAGATGGAAATGTAATTGCACATTTCTCTGATAACTACTTTCACTTAGATGCGGGAGTAGAGAAAGTGATTAAAGTAAGTAGAACTAAATTAACAGCAGCTGATATTAAAAGTCAGTTACAGATCAAGTGTTTAAATAATTTAGAAAACTAG
- a CDS encoding PNGase F N-terminal domain-containing protein, whose product MKNNIISSLILAILVIGCGPKEIASIGDKTYHVFDNEHLYFDPNLTKDGINVSDTQPFYIESGRIMLRKISIPKFERETKVSIIVEETSAGDRWDKAGSVFVMPVNGVNMLSVVQGQFTLQHSEDAEKTDNFPGMVAEGEYQPAVELMRFMTPFGVGFYSEDTVKYPNRMPVYIDGWAKKAKWKQDITHLLPLLEGEVYVGVHIDTWTKEGYNVDVKLRFDESENAYEPAKKRWIAPVLNSVRYIPPQRGCDKFQRADIGAKVSIPQNAKSVNLGYITTGHGGHSGGDEFVPTENIIKLDGEELFKFTPWRTDCASFRRFNPTSGVWLKTRNVDYIDWEAKKYKTKKIEEPEASSDLSRSNWCPGSDVPPMIFPMEKITGEHEITVNMPTAQKLKEDEQNFWFVSTYLFGELE is encoded by the coding sequence ATGAAAAACAACATTATTTCCTCTTTAATTTTGGCCATCTTAGTGATCGGGTGTGGACCAAAAGAAATCGCAAGTATCGGCGATAAGACTTATCATGTATTTGACAACGAACATCTGTATTTTGATCCTAACCTTACAAAAGATGGTATTAATGTAAGCGATACTCAACCTTTTTATATCGAATCTGGGAGAATTATGCTCCGTAAAATAAGCATTCCCAAATTTGAGAGAGAAACGAAGGTGAGTATTATCGTTGAGGAAACATCTGCAGGAGACCGCTGGGATAAGGCCGGGTCTGTTTTTGTAATGCCAGTGAATGGTGTAAATATGTTGAGTGTTGTTCAAGGTCAATTTACATTACAGCATTCTGAAGATGCAGAAAAGACAGATAACTTCCCAGGTATGGTGGCAGAGGGTGAATATCAACCCGCAGTTGAACTGATGCGTTTCATGACACCTTTTGGAGTAGGTTTCTATTCTGAAGATACAGTGAAGTACCCTAATAGAATGCCTGTATACATTGATGGTTGGGCCAAGAAAGCAAAATGGAAGCAAGATATTACACATCTTTTGCCATTGTTAGAAGGTGAAGTATATGTTGGTGTTCATATCGATACTTGGACAAAAGAAGGTTATAATGTTGATGTGAAATTAAGATTTGATGAATCAGAGAATGCCTATGAACCAGCAAAAAAACGCTGGATCGCACCGGTATTGAACTCTGTGAGATATATTCCACCTCAAAGAGGTTGTGATAAATTCCAAAGAGCAGATATTGGAGCTAAAGTGAGCATTCCTCAAAACGCAAAATCTGTAAACTTAGGTTACATTACTACAGGTCATGGAGGCCATAGTGGTGGAGATGAGTTCGTACCGACGGAGAATATAATAAAGTTAGATGGGGAGGAATTATTTAAGTTTACTCCTTGGAGAACAGATTGTGCTTCTTTTAGAAGATTTAATCCAACATCTGGTGTTTGGTTAAAAACTAGAAATGTAGATTACATCGATTGGGAAGCTAAAAAATATAAGACTAAAAAAATTGAAGAGCCTGAAGCTTCATCAGATCTTTCAAGATCAAATTGGTGTCCTGGTTCTGACGTTCCACCAATGATTTTCCCTATGGAAAAGATTACTGGTGAACATGAAATTACAGTGAATATGCCAACAGCACAGAAACTTAAAGAAGATGAACAAAACTTCTGGTTTGTTTCTACTTATTTGTTTGGTGAGCTAGAGTAA
- a CDS encoding GH92 family glycosyl hydrolase: MSLILAAGIVNIACTKTSQTINETKNTERLVDYVDPFIGTGEHGHTFPGATLPYGGVQCSPVNGVSGWDWVSGYHISDSLIVGFGHQHLSGTGIGDLNDILILPTDKKYRLDANIQDRNQLGYTEKYSHDQETAKPGYYSVLLQNSGIQAEVTTGLHTGFHRWTYPESIKEPSVVINLGFAVNWDGVQKSALEKKNENTIKGYRLSSGWAEDQRVYFEMKFSSRIKNIEVQKRGERLVAQIIFDKVDNQQQVNAAVGISSASLEGAAAAINQEAKAYDFDQKVRAASDIWENALSQIKVTTKNKKEREIFYTALYHTKIAPVTHSDAMGEYKGADHKLHHADGFTYYSTFSLWDTFRAVHPLATIVESEKRNADFINSMLAHFDETGLLPVWALAGNETNCMTGYHAMPVLADAVLKNIKGVDPNRVLEAMVKTSMQDERDLQAYKKYGFIPSDKGNESVTKTLEYAYDDWCIAQVAKKVGDEKTYMKYMKRSEAYKPLFDKETEFMRGLSTKGKYRLPFDPAEANHRENTDYTEGNAYQHSWFVLQDVQGLIDLYPSKEAFLKKLDELFTASSELTGANVSPDITGLIGQYAHGNEPSHHIAYLYNYAGEPWKTQEKVREIMDTQYDNTPEGIAGNEDCGQISAWYVFSALGFYPVNPAQGLYVVGSPIFEESTINTSNGKSFTVTANNVSEKNKYIQSITLNGEKLDRLYITHEEIMNGGQLVFEMSETPNKSLGINTPPPSNIAINI; encoded by the coding sequence ATGTCACTAATACTGGCCGCTGGTATTGTGAATATAGCGTGTACAAAAACTTCTCAAACCATAAATGAGACTAAAAATACCGAACGTTTAGTGGATTATGTTGATCCATTTATAGGTACGGGAGAACATGGTCATACATTTCCTGGTGCCACTTTACCATATGGGGGAGTACAATGTAGTCCTGTAAATGGGGTAAGTGGATGGGATTGGGTATCAGGATACCATATTTCCGATTCATTAATTGTTGGTTTTGGTCATCAACACTTAAGCGGAACAGGAATAGGAGACCTTAATGATATCTTGATTTTACCAACAGATAAGAAATATAGATTAGACGCCAATATCCAAGATAGAAACCAATTAGGATACACAGAAAAATATTCTCACGATCAAGAAACTGCCAAGCCGGGTTATTATTCAGTGCTATTACAAAATAGTGGTATACAAGCAGAAGTAACAACAGGCTTACATACAGGTTTTCATCGTTGGACTTATCCAGAAAGCATTAAAGAACCGTCAGTTGTAATTAACTTAGGTTTTGCGGTCAATTGGGATGGAGTTCAGAAATCAGCATTAGAAAAGAAAAACGAAAATACAATTAAAGGTTACCGTCTTTCAAGTGGATGGGCAGAAGATCAGAGAGTGTATTTTGAGATGAAGTTTTCTTCAAGAATCAAAAATATTGAAGTTCAAAAAAGAGGAGAACGTTTAGTAGCTCAAATAATTTTTGATAAAGTTGATAATCAACAACAAGTGAATGCAGCTGTGGGTATTTCTTCAGCATCTTTAGAAGGAGCAGCAGCAGCAATCAATCAAGAAGCAAAAGCTTACGATTTTGATCAAAAAGTGAGAGCCGCGTCAGATATTTGGGAAAATGCATTAAGTCAAATTAAGGTAACAACCAAGAATAAGAAGGAAAGAGAGATCTTCTATACTGCTTTATATCATACTAAAATTGCTCCTGTGACTCACTCAGATGCTATGGGTGAATATAAAGGAGCAGACCATAAATTACATCATGCGGACGGGTTTACTTATTACAGTACATTCTCATTATGGGATACTTTTAGAGCGGTTCATCCATTGGCAACGATTGTAGAATCAGAAAAAAGAAATGCTGATTTCATTAATTCAATGTTAGCTCATTTTGACGAAACAGGTTTATTACCTGTATGGGCTTTAGCAGGTAATGAAACAAATTGTATGACTGGATATCATGCTATGCCTGTGTTAGCAGATGCTGTTTTGAAAAACATCAAAGGTGTTGATCCGAATAGAGTATTAGAAGCGATGGTGAAAACTTCTATGCAGGATGAAAGAGATCTTCAAGCGTATAAAAAATATGGTTTTATCCCTTCTGATAAAGGAAATGAATCCGTGACTAAGACATTAGAATATGCTTATGATGATTGGTGTATCGCACAAGTAGCTAAAAAAGTAGGTGATGAGAAAACCTATATGAAATACATGAAGCGTTCTGAAGCTTACAAACCATTGTTCGATAAAGAAACGGAATTTATGAGAGGGTTATCTACAAAAGGTAAATATAGATTACCGTTTGATCCTGCTGAGGCAAATCATAGAGAAAATACAGATTATACGGAGGGAAATGCTTATCAACATTCTTGGTTTGTATTACAGGATGTTCAAGGGTTAATTGATTTGTATCCTTCTAAAGAGGCTTTCCTTAAAAAATTAGATGAGTTGTTTACTGCATCATCTGAATTGACAGGTGCGAATGTATCTCCTGATATTACTGGTTTAATCGGTCAATATGCTCATGGTAACGAGCCATCACACCATATAGCGTATTTATATAATTATGCCGGTGAGCCTTGGAAAACTCAGGAGAAAGTAAGAGAAATTATGGATACCCAATACGATAATACACCAGAGGGTATTGCAGGAAACGAAGATTGTGGACAGATTTCAGCTTGGTATGTATTTAGTGCACTTGGTTTTTACCCAGTAAATCCAGCTCAAGGATTATACGTAGTTGGTTCTCCAATTTTTGAAGAGTCAACCATAAACACATCAAATGGTAAATCATTTACTGTAACTGCAAATAACGTTTCAGAGAAGAATAAATACATCCAATCGATCACATTGAATGGTGAAAAATTGGATAGATTATATATCACACACGAAGAGATAATGAATGGTGGGCAATTAGTTTTTGAAATGTCAGAAACTCCAAATAAATCTTTAGGAATAAATACACCTCCACCATCAAACATTGCTATTAATATCTAG